The Fibrobacter sp. UWB5 genomic sequence TGTCGCCCGGTTCGCGCTTGAGCATAAAACGCCCACCTTCGATTTGGGGGCGAATGTTTTCAATAACGAGATTGTCTTTGCGAGTAGGAATTGTAGCCATAGTAACGAAAATTTAGCAAAAAAGGCTCGCCGTGGCGAGCCCTTAAAATGCGTTTTAGTTTTAGTTGATTCTTAATACCTTGACTTCTTTAATCCAGAAGGTTCGTTCGGAACCGCCGAGGTTCAGTTCAAAGCGGGCGAACGGATCGCTGACTTCGGGCGTGAACGTGATTCCGACCGATTGACCCGTGGTCTGCACTTGCACGTGTTCCTGGAATCCGATGGTTTCGTAGGTGTTGTACGAACCGATACGGGCCGTAATCTGACCTTCCACATCGGACCAGATGGTGAATATGCACTGGTACTGGACGCCGGCAATCAGGGCGACGTTTTCTTGAATCAGCTGCACGCTGTAGGAATGCTTGCCGCCATCCGTAACGTTCACCTGCATAATGCGTTCTTTGGACCCCTTTTCGAGCAGCACCGTCGTGTCGGAATGTCCGCCAAACTGGTTCATCAAAATCCAGTCGGTGGTAAAGGGCGAAGAGAAGTTTCCGTTGATAATCGTGTTTTCGCCCTTCTTGGCTGCAATACCCTTCCATATGTCAGCGACATATTCGAAATGTGCATCGCCAGCAACTGTGGTGTAGTCATAACGCAACGGCTGGAAACTTGTCACAAAGCGCTTGTTCATTGCGTTCCACAATTCTGAATTGTACTTGGAATCAATATGAATTACGCTGTCTTCGCCGACTTCGGCGCCCGAGAAATCAATCCCGTCTGTAAACTGCTTGACTCGGAATACTACAGACAAATTGGCCTTGCCGTTTGCGGTATCAATCTGCGAGTAGTGGTAGCGCAACATGAGCGTCTGGAAGTTCGAAAGACTGTAGACGAAGGGATGGTACTTCTTGTCGATGAGAATGCGACCGAATATGGCCATGGTTTCGTCGGGCTTGAATCCGACGCCCATTTCCTTGAGGTAGCCTTCTTCGTTCAAGTCGATGTCCTTGAAGGGATCTTCGATCAAGGAACCCTTGGTAAACGAAATCTCCAGCGACTCGTTGGGGGAATCTTCGTAAGGCCAGAGCTGGAGTCCGACAACGGGGTCGACAATCAAAGTCGTATAATAGTAACTAGAGAAGGAACGAACTTCAGTAAGAATCAGGGAGAAGGAATCCAACAGAATCGGTTCATCCTTTTCTGCTTCCTTGGCAAGGGCCTTGAGATTCACTTCGGAATAGTCAATAGAGAAATCGGCAACCAGCGGAAGGGCAGGTTGTTTCTTGACAGCGGTGTCCTTAGGCGTAGTATCCTTGACCGATGTGTCCTTTACAGAGGTGTCCTTTGCCGTGGTATCTCTTGCGGTTGTATCGCTGTCCGCAATGCTCGGGTTGCCAATTTCGATACCAGCAATGGACTTGTCGTTGGAACAAGCAACCAAAGACAAAAACGCGGTGGCGTATACGGCAATCGTGGCTATGGACAAAAAGAATTTCATCACACTCCTCGGGTCAAGGGGAAGAGCTGAATGTTGACTTGCACAACATCTTCTGCTTCTCCGGCTTTTGCAGAGAAATCTAGTAGTTCTTTTCGCATTAGTTGTAAATGTTTTTTCAAATTGGGAAAATCTGAGCGCTTAATCCCAAAAGTAAGCGCAGAAACGTCCCTTTCGTTGCCCGGAAGGTCTGCAAGCATGGTTGCAGACAGCTTGAGCATCTGGAAATGGTACATCTTGACCATCATATCCTGGACTTCGTCATCGGTCGTAATCAGGGGGTCGCGTTGGCGATAGCCGTTGGCGGTCTTGACCAGGAGGCCCAGTTCCAAGAGCAATTGGAGTGATTCGGTCACCTGTGCGGGAGTCACGAGCCCGCGCAGTTTTTTAGAAATCAAGTCGGGAATGGGGCGGAAATCCTTGAGCCCTACCATCTCAAGAATCACAGAATGGTGCCATTCCTGGAAAATACGGAACTGCGCCTTGTCCATCTTGTGCAGCTTTGAACGGGGGCTTGCCTTGATGAGCTGGGCGTAGTAGATTTGCTTGTCGGCGTCGGTTTGTGCCTGGTTAAAGAATACGAGGCTTTCGAAGTATGCGGCGCGCTGGTTTTCAAGCCCCAAGCCATGAATGAGCTTGGTGACCGTGTTTTTGGTGATGTTGCGCTTGCCGTCGATTGCGAGTTTTAAATGGGCATGGCTAGAAAGCCCTGCCTTCTCGGCAAAGAACCGCAAGCTGAACGCGGTCGAGGTTTTCTTTTTATACTCGTAATAATCACGGAGAAATACCCTGTAGTTCGTGTACTGCAGGATATCCGGTTCTACGAGTTTCTGCTTTTCTCCATTTTCCATACTCAAAAAAATAGAAGAATTAACCCCTGAAAACCATATCTAATTTAATATTCCCGTTTACCCGAGTAACCAATGTAACCATTAATATACGTCTCGTGCCAGGAGCGAAAACCGTCTGTGGTCCACAAATTTGCCGTTTATGAGCTCGTAATCGCGGTTTATGCCTTCTTCCATGAACCCGCATCGTGCGGCAACGGCGGCGCTTTTCCCGTTGTATACAGAGACTAAAAGTTCCAGCCGGTTGAGCTTGAGGGTTGCAAAGGCGAAGGCCGAAAGTAGCTTTACGGCCTCTGTCATAAGGCCCTGGCCTGTATATTCCTTGTAAAGCCAGTAGCTCAGGGTCGCAGAACGATTCGAAAGCTTGACGTCCATCATGATGGCGCCTGCCATCGGGGACGAATCTCCTGCCGAAATTTCTTCGCCCGAGTTCTTGAAAATCAGCCAGCAACCGCCTTGTCCAAAGCGTTCATTCAGGATCCAGGAACGGATGCGTTTCTTGATGTCGAAAATATCGGTGTCGCGAACCCAGGGGAGGTGTTCCGAAAGGTGCTCGCGGGATTTTTCGATGGCCTGCATGATCGATTCTGCAGAAGTAGGACCTTCGGAATTTTCTCGCAGGCCCTTGAGCGTCACTACGTTATTGGCAAGCGTAGCCGTTTCAAAAGTCGCCGTGAAAAAATCTTCGAAGTTATCCATGATGGGGTAAGATAGTAAAAGATGGGGATATAAAAAACCGCCGAATTGCTTCGACGGTTTTTCAGTGCGGATGAAAGGACTTGAACCTTCATGCCCTTGCAGGCACTAGAACCTGAATCTAGCGTGTCTACCAGTTCCACCACATCCGCGTGGGGTAAGCCAAATTTTGAAAATTTTGCCCTATTTGTCAAGGGTTATTTAGAAAAAATCTCTAAAATCCAGTCTTTGCGGTTCTTTTCCCAATAGCTCCAGTCGTGCTCGCCCTGCGGGTCGAACTTGAGGTCGCACCCCGTGCCCACGTTTTTACAGAATTCCTGAATCCAGGGGACGGTCTTGTCGGCGGGGTAGAGTCGGTCGGAGCCGCCTTGAATGAATCGCCAGCGCCCGTTCTTGAGCGGAGCCTGTGCGGCGACTTGTGCTGCCGGTCCGAGCGCTTCGCCATAGGAACTCATGAGAATGCGGTTCTTGATTTTGCGTTTTCCCCACATGGAATAGGCGAGGACGCCGAGCGAACCGTCCGAAATTCCGACGAGCGAGATTTCGGTAATCTCTTTCTTCTGGCGCTTGACGAGACTGTCGAGGGCGTCGTCTAGAGCTTCTATGGTGGTGGGTTCGACCCAATGGTTTTGTTTGCAGGCAGACGCGCTGACAATGGTGTAGTCCGGCAACATTTTAGAAAGTGCTCCGCCCGCTACGAGGCCCTTCTGGCAGTTGCCGCTCGTCATGCCGCCGTGGAACCAGACGATGGTTCCGGCCGATGCTTTTTTGTTGATGTGTCGCCATACGCCTACGGGCATGTCGCTTGTAGGGCTTGTCACCGGGAGCATGATAGATCCCTTGATCGGTGGCATTTTACGGTGTATGGTAAGGGTGTCGGACGGTGCCTGCGCAAAGGCTAACGCAGTCGCAACAAGTGATAATATGACGAGACGTCTCATACCAACGAAGTTCTACTTTCTCTTTTTCACAATCCAGAGAATGAATAACGCGAGCGAGGCAACCGCCAAGGCGAATACAATCGTGCAGCCGATGAATCCGTAATAGACCTGGTAGTCCATGACGAGCGCTTCGAAGTCAATTTCGCCGTCGGTCGAAGACATGCTGTGTACGATGAATGTCTTGTCGTTGATTCTGGAGGCTGAAATTTCAAGCGGAATATCACCTGCGTCGCGGCTGGCAAAGCTGTACCATTCGGCCATGTTGTTCAGCATGTCTTCCGAGGCGTACAGAATGAAGTTAGCCTGGTCGTCGCCGTTAATCTGGAAAATGGTCTTGTCGAAAAAAGGAATGTTGCTCCCGCCAAAAATGCTCGGGATGGCGGCGTGCGAAACGGTACCGTAGAACAGGTGCTCTTCTTGCATCAGGCCTTTGAGGGCTGGCATCAGGTAAGACAGGAGCCAACCTGCCAAAAACATCAGCAGCAAGGAAAAATTCAAAAGAGCCGGTTTTCTAGAAGTATAAAATCGCATGTGTTCCTTATTGCTTGGATCTAAAAATAAAGAAGAAGGTAGAAAGCATCAGCACGAGAGTCAAGAAATAGAATGCCATGGGGATCTTGGACTTGAGCGACATTTCTTCCATGCTCTGGCTTTGGAAAAACTGGATCAGGTCCTCGCTGTACATGACAGCGAGTTCGCTGTTGAATCGGCTCCAGGCAAGCGTCTGTTCTTCGTTGTCCTGGAGCAGGGCGAATACGGCTTCCTTGGTTGAATCGGGAATGGCGTTCACGATGCTGTCGCCAAGGCCCGCGATTCCGACCAGGTAGCCGGCCCGCGCAGAATCGAGCGTGCCGCGTAACGGAATTTGAATGCTTACGGGGAGGCCAGCCACCTGCTGGTTGACCGCCTGCAGTCTCTCGAGCCACCCATGGCGGCTTGCCGCGTAGCGGCGCATGCTCGAAACCTTGGCCAAGACTTCGCGCTCGAATCGTTCGACTGTCGCATGCGGGGGAGCCTTGACTCCGACCCGGCTGATTTCGTCCATTTCGCGCGAGAACGAAACCGCAATTTCGCGCAGCGTCATGGTCTGCGCCTGAACAAAAACGGTGTCAATGCCAAAACCGATTCGTACGCGTTCCATTCCACGCATGGCGTAAGATTCCTGCAGCTGGTAGTCTGAAAGAGTCTTGATGTAGCGCGAATACATGATGATTTGCGGCTTTTGCGAAAAATAGAACAGGACCGTAAGCCCTATGGCAACAGCCAAAACCACCCAAGCCCAAGGGGAGCGGATTCTTGCGTTAAAGGTATCGGCAATCGATTTATTCTTTAACTCTAGCACAATTAGAAATTACCTTTTTTCTACTTTAATTGGTATGCGTACGATTCGTTTTATACCCTTTTTCGGCCTTGTTGCGCCCATTTTGATGCTCGTTTCGGGTTGTACGGTGGAACGTGCCGAAGAAAAAGTGCTCGCCGAACATGCAAATGGGGCGAAGAAGACCTCTATCTGGGTTTACCCTGATGGCGAGATCCTGAAAAGGAACGAATGGTACACCGACGGAATCAAGGAACTGGAAATCCCGTACAAAGATGGCGTGCCGCATGGCGACTTCAAGCGTTGGACAGGCTTTGGCGATGTGGCTCTGCTCGGACATTACAAGAAAGGCCTTAAAGACGGCAAGTGGACCGCCCTTTTTAGCGACAAGAAAGTCGAAGCTTACCTCTACTACGAAAACGATCACCCCGTGGGTGACTGGGAAGGTTGGCATTATAACCGCGAGCGTTCTTTCGAAGAACATTACGACGACGAAGGTCGCGCTATAGGAATCTGGAAAAAATGGTATGATAACAGTGCCCTGCAGCAAGAGGGCAATTGCCACGCCAAGTGGGATCCCAAGCGAGAGATTGTTTCTGCCTCGGGCGATTCAGCCTACCTGAAGCGTTTTTCGAAAGACTGTCATCTGCTCGAAGTGTTCACTTGCAAGAATGGAGAACTGGACGGACCGTTTGCGCTTTATTATGAAAGCTATGGCGAGACGGTCGATACCGCAAATTGCGGTACCGGACGCGTCCGGGTGCAGGGCGTGCTCGGCAAAGGGACAACGGGCAAAGACAGCGCCCTTATCGGGACGGTGACGTACTTTAGGGCCGATGGCACGCGCATGAAACAGGAACACTGGAATGCCGAGGGCAAGCGCGATTCCGTATGGCGCTGGTTCGATGAACGCGGAGACCTGGTGCGTGAAGTGGACTTGAGCCAGAACGGCGTGATCTATGGCGCCTGCGAAGGCGATATGGCCAAGTTCTGCGCCGAAACTTCGTACGTGGGCGGGGTCAACGGGATTCTTGACAGCAGCAATCTTGCCCAGAGCGTGGGCTTTGTACAAAGTATCGGGAAGTTCCCTGCCACGGTTCGTTACGTAAAGCCGGGTCGATTGCTATTGTATGAGGAACTTTGGCAAGACGGTCAAATTGTAGAAAGCCGAAGCTTTTTCCCCGACAGCATGGGTGGAAAACTCGCCAGCGAAACGTTCTGGAAAGATGGCAAACGTAACGGAATTATGCGCAACTGGTACCGGAGCGGCGTGCTCCGCGACAGCCTGACTTTTGTAAATGGTGAACGCGTGGGCGAACAGTTCAGTTATGACAGTACCGGTAAGCTCACCATCCACAAGACCGAGGCCGGCAAGAACCGCCCCGTAATCATGCATTTGCTCGGGGAATAGGGACCTAAACAAAAAAGACCCCATGTAGACCGCTCGGCTCATAATCATCTTGGAACTTATGATTTCGCCTCGCTCTCGCCAACACGACTCGTTAATACGAGTCGTTTATGGCTCACAAATAAAAAGAAGACCCCTCAGTGAGGGGTCTAAGAGCGGCGGACCGGGATCGAACCGGCAACCATTAGCTTGGAAGGCTAAGGCTCTACCATTGAGCTACCGCCGCGAGCAAGTCCAATTATACAAAAATCCGCCTATTTTCAAAGGGGTTGGTTAAAAAGTTCTTGCAATTTTTATTAAAAAAACTATATTTACCGCCACAATAACAATTTTACCTAGAGGTAGCTTAACTTGGCGTTACAAAACCCCCGCGACCGTCGCATGCCGAACAGACAGAGTGATGGAACCCGCATTAACGAAGACATTCGCATTTCCCCGATCCGTCTTGTAAAGGAAGATGGCGAGGCCGTCATCATGGATACCAAACAGGCTCTCCAGATGGCCAAGGACGCCGGACTGGACCTGGTGGAAGTGTCTCCCAATGCTAAGCCGCCTGTATGCCGTATCATCAACTACGGCAAGTTCAAGTTTGAACAGATCAAGAAGGCCAAGGCCGCAAAGGCCAAGCAGCACGTGGTGAAGCTTAAAGAAATCAAGATGCACCCGAAGACTGCCGAGAACGACTACCTGTACAGGATCAAGCAGGCCGCCGAGTTCTTGCAGGATGGCATGAAGGTCAAGCTTATTATGCAGTTCCGTGGGCGCGAAATGGCGCACATGGACTACGGCAAACGCCTGATGGAGCGCGCTAAAGAAGACTTGCTCCAGTACGGCGACTTGGAAATGGATTCGCGAGTCGAAGGCAACACAATGCTCTCGATTTACGGTCCGAAACGCGGTGCAGGTGCTGCCAAAAAGCAGCCCCAGGCACCAAAGCCCGTAACCGAGCCCATGGCAGCAGGTGAG encodes the following:
- a CDS encoding GNAT family N-acetyltransferase is translated as MDNFEDFFTATFETATLANNVVTLKGLRENSEGPTSAESIMQAIEKSREHLSEHLPWVRDTDIFDIKKRIRSWILNERFGQGGCWLIFKNSGEEISAGDSSPMAGAIMMDVKLSNRSATLSYWLYKEYTGQGLMTEAVKLLSAFAFATLKLNRLELLVSVYNGKSAAVAARCGFMEEGINRDYELINGKFVDHRRFSLLARDVY
- a CDS encoding carbohydrate binding domain-containing protein, producing the protein MKFFLSIATIAVYATAFLSLVACSNDKSIAGIEIGNPSIADSDTTARDTTAKDTSVKDTSVKDTTPKDTAVKKQPALPLVADFSIDYSEVNLKALAKEAEKDEPILLDSFSLILTEVRSFSSYYYTTLIVDPVVGLQLWPYEDSPNESLEISFTKGSLIEDPFKDIDLNEEGYLKEMGVGFKPDETMAIFGRILIDKKYHPFVYSLSNFQTLMLRYHYSQIDTANGKANLSVVFRVKQFTDGIDFSGAEVGEDSVIHIDSKYNSELWNAMNKRFVTSFQPLRYDYTTVAGDAHFEYVADIWKGIAAKKGENTIINGNFSSPFTTDWILMNQFGGHSDTTVLLEKGSKERIMQVNVTDGGKHSYSVQLIQENVALIAGVQYQCIFTIWSDVEGQITARIGSYNTYETIGFQEHVQVQTTGQSVGITFTPEVSDPFARFELNLGGSERTFWIKEVKVLRIN
- a CDS encoding TIGR02147 family protein, encoding MENGEKQKLVEPDILQYTNYRVFLRDYYEYKKKTSTAFSLRFFAEKAGLSSHAHLKLAIDGKRNITKNTVTKLIHGLGLENQRAAYFESLVFFNQAQTDADKQIYYAQLIKASPRSKLHKMDKAQFRIFQEWHHSVILEMVGLKDFRPIPDLISKKLRGLVTPAQVTESLQLLLELGLLVKTANGYRQRDPLITTDDEVQDMMVKMYHFQMLKLSATMLADLPGNERDVSALTFGIKRSDFPNLKKHLQLMRKELLDFSAKAGEAEDVVQVNIQLFPLTRGV
- the infC gene encoding translation initiation factor IF-3; the protein is MALQNPRDRRMPNRQSDGTRINEDIRISPIRLVKEDGEAVIMDTKQALQMAKDAGLDLVEVSPNAKPPVCRIINYGKFKFEQIKKAKAAKAKQHVVKLKEIKMHPKTAENDYLYRIKQAAEFLQDGMKVKLIMQFRGREMAHMDYGKRLMERAKEDLLQYGDLEMDSRVEGNTMLSIYGPKRGAGAAKKQPQAPKPVTEPMAAGEAST
- a CDS encoding toxin-antitoxin system YwqK family antitoxin is translated as MRTIRFIPFFGLVAPILMLVSGCTVERAEEKVLAEHANGAKKTSIWVYPDGEILKRNEWYTDGIKELEIPYKDGVPHGDFKRWTGFGDVALLGHYKKGLKDGKWTALFSDKKVEAYLYYENDHPVGDWEGWHYNRERSFEEHYDDEGRAIGIWKKWYDNSALQQEGNCHAKWDPKREIVSASGDSAYLKRFSKDCHLLEVFTCKNGELDGPFALYYESYGETVDTANCGTGRVRVQGVLGKGTTGKDSALIGTVTYFRADGTRMKQEHWNAEGKRDSVWRWFDERGDLVREVDLSQNGVIYGACEGDMAKFCAETSYVGGVNGILDSSNLAQSVGFVQSIGKFPATVRYVKPGRLLLYEELWQDGQIVESRSFFPDSMGGKLASETFWKDGKRNGIMRNWYRSGVLRDSLTFVNGERVGEQFSYDSTGKLTIHKTEAGKNRPVIMHLLGE